Part of the Aquimarina sp. MAR_2010_214 genome is shown below.
TTGACCATCTTTCTTGATTTTTATCCAATAACCGTTTACTCCTCCGCATAATATAGATGATATATAGTTAGAACCATGAACACAAGTTATTGCTTCAATTTCTATTTCATATCCATTACTATTTGTATGGATTTTATCTGTCCAGTTCATGAACGAAACATTTTCTAAAGACCTATTGGCAAACCAAGGTTTTAGATTTTTATGCGAATATACTTTTGAGCTCGACGATATTTTTGACATCCCCAATTCATCAATATGATCTGAGTGATTATGAGTCAATAACCAAACATCAATAGCATCAAAATCCGAATTTACGAATTGAGGCTTTGTTCGCCTTTTAGTTTTAAAAAATTTCAGATCAATTATAGTATTTATGTCGCAAAGGATAGGATCGCAAGCAATTTTAAGATCTCCAACTTTTAATATCCATGTTGAAGCACCGATCCATTTAAAATCTATATTTAAATTTTTCATATATTTACATTTTAAGTTACTTTAAGTAACCAAAAATAATTTAAAATATACTGATAAACAATAACTTACATGATAGTAATTAAGTAACATTATGATAACTAATACTGATAAACAACAGGTTAGACTGAAGAAAAAAATTGAAAAATATTTTGTTTCTACTGCTCCATACTTAAAAGAAGGGTTTTGCCCGACAAAAAACCTGCTAGCAACTACTTTAGATAAGTGGAGTTTGTTATGTGTTTTTAATTTAGGGTATTATGAAGTATTGAGGTTTAATGAGTTAAAAAAGAATATAGATGGAATTTCCTCAAGAATGTTAGCCGTTACCCTGAAGAAATTAGAAGGATATGATATTGTAGAACGCAAGGTTTATCCAGAAATTCCTCCCAAAGTCGAATATTCTCTTACGAAATTTGGTTTTGAATTATCAGATAAAATCATAGACTTAAGCAATTGGTTTATGGATAATTCTAAATCTTTACGATGATTTACGTATTTCATTAAAAAGGAACCTTTTCTTAACCAAAATGTCCCTTCCACTATTAATCCATATAGAATAACAAGAGAAAAGATAAGCATAATCAAACCCGCCCAACGAAATTTATACCCTTTTTCTGTGGTAACTCTAGCTATACTTGCTATCCCGATTGATGGGGTAAACCTACTACTCCTATATTTATGGCGGTAAATAATTCTATGGATTGAATGATACTTATTATCTATTCTGTAATTATAAAATTATTTTTAAGTAATAATTGAGTTACTTCTGATCACTACTGTTTTTGAGTTCAATTAATGTTAGTTGTGCAGCAGCACACAGTTTTTCAACACCGTTTTTAATGATAAATACTTCAGATTTACAAATAGTTAATGTTCTTCCATTTTTTAAGACACTTGATTTTCCTATTAGCAATTCCCCATCTCCTGGAGCCATTAAATTGATCTTAAACTCTACTGTTAAAACAGAAGAGTTTTCTTCCATTAATGAAAAACCGGCATATCCAGCTGTATTATCGGCAATTGTACTAATTATGCCTGCATGAAAAAAACCATGTTGCTGTGTTAAACTCGAATGATATGGTACATGAATCTCGCAATACCCTGGTTGAACGTCTATCAATTGTGCATTGATTAGCTTCATGAACTGTTGACGTTCAAAGCTTTCTTTAACTTTTTTCTTATAAGTATCTGATTTAGGTTCGAATTTCATTCTATGTGAAAAATAACAAAATTATGCATAATAAGATACTAATTATCTGGAAAAATCAATTAGTGAGATCTTTATTTGCTGTAGTAAATAATGGTAACGATACTTTATATTTTACTACGAGTAACCGAATTAAAATGATTAACAAGGCAGTAGAGATATATGTGATATTCTGATCCAAATCAAATGAATATAAGACCATAAAACAAACTCCACCTGCTATAGAAGCTGTGGCATAAATTTCTTTTCTGAAGAGTACAGGAATTTCATTGCATAAAATATCACGAATTACTCCTCCAAAACAACCGGTTGTAGCTCCAAGAGCAATAGAAACAATAGGTTCTAGTTCTGCATTAATTCCTGTTTCTACTCCTATGATAGTAAAAACTCCTAATCCAATGGTATCAAATAAGAAAATTGATCCTTTAAGATAATCGAGTTTGTTTCTAAAAATGATAGAAAATATAGTTACTCCACCTATCAAATACATGGTGGTCGTATTTTGCATCCAGGAAACCGGGGTATTACCTATAAGAATATCTCGAATAGTACCTCCGCCAATAGACGTGACAAATGCAATGATAAAAATACCAAAAAGATCTAATTTTCGGTGCATTGCACTTAGCGAACCTGATATTACGAATGCAATGGTTCCTAAAATATCTAAGACATTAAAAATTGTCATCTCGTTTATTTTGTGGTTAAATGTAATATATCTTATCTGATTTTAAAATATTAAAGTTTCATGTTGCTTGCTTAATAAGATGAAACGTATTTTTTATGGTGTAATTTTGATATCGAATGAAGTAATTTGTGCTATTTACAAACTCAGATTACTATTCACAAATCGTTTTATTGTCTTTATTTATAAACAGCTACTTTTATTAAGATTAATGGCTGGAGAAATAAAATATCTATGAATTGCATGTGTTAAAGATGAAGCAAGGAGTATATCAACTTGTACTAAAGACAAACAACAACAAAGTTATAAAAGAATAACATATTCCATTGCCTATTTAAATTGTATATTATGAAAATGAAAAACTACTTACAGATACTAATAGCATTAAGTTTTACTTTTTTTAATCAGCTCTATGCGCAAGATCAAATGGTTCATTTATTAGAACCTTCACGAGATGGTCAAAAAAAACAAATTTTACAAATCGGAGAGAACAATGGTGTAAAGTTGTTAGCAATGGCCTCTTGTAAACAATGTATGCCAGCGGTATATACCCATAATCCCGATGCTAGTAAAGCATCAGGGAAATCAATTTATGGTACCTCGGGGATCTATGTGATACCTTATGATGAAAATAGTTATGTATCTGTAGCTCCCAAAACACCTGCAGTAGCTATAGGAGAAGGTATTTGGGAGACTTTTTTGTATGCTAATTTTTTTAGTGAAGATAAAGCTAAGGTCGCTGGTATGACTAAAACTAAAGTAGAAGCATGGGCAATAGACTTTTCAAAACAGATTATGACAGGAGGAGTTGGTGCACAAGCTGTTGATAGTGAAAGTAACCTTTATTATCCAGCAGCAAAAGAACTACACAACGGAGAGTCATTTAATTCTGTTACTATAGACATTACAAAAGGAAAAGAGATACGCCTTAATTTTCCTAATGGTCATGGTGAACGTTATAGTTTTATGGCAGAGTTGAGTAAGGTTTTAGGTGTTGAGGTGTATAGTGTTGGGGGTAATAGACGAGAGTATATGTTTGTAGAAAGTCCGCTTTCCATACTATGGGCAAAATATAGTTCGGGAAATGATTTAGGGAAATCTACATGGGGTACCTATGAAAAATTTAACAACTTTCATAAAGATCAAAAAGTAATACGAAATTTACTGGTAAGTAAAGAAGCTCAGGATAAAATAGATGCAAAACTGGCAGATTGGTCATTAAAGGCAAAAGAGTACGTCGAAAAGACTTATGCAGCCAAAGTAGCAAAAGACATAAAAAACAGACGACTACCATCAAAAGGGTTAAGTAACTCAGCATTAGAAAAACAAGCTATTGTTGCTGCAAAATCATGGGCAAACCAATACAATTGGGAAGAAACCATCACCAAAGCATACTTTACAGGTAATGATTGGAGTATATATAGAAATAGTTTAGGAGTACAACTTGGTAGACGAATTTCGGGTGTTATTGTTATGAAACGTAAAGATGGTACATGTAGTTTTCATCACGCAACATTTGCACAACAATACAATGGCAGTGGTTACCAAAAAGTTTTTACAGAAGGTATTGTGCCAGGACAAAATGTTTTAGAATGTAAGTATGTTAACTAACATAAGGTTTATAAACCCAAATTACGATTCACAAACTACAACATGACTTCTAAGGGTAAACTATCTATTTTTGTTGCATGAATGTAATTAAAGCAATATTGGTTGATGATGAGCAGAGGGCAAGAAATGTTTTATCTAATTTGATAAAGCGTTGTGATCTGAATATCGATATTCTTGCGCAATGCTCTTGCCTTGAAGATGCTGTTGAAGAAATTAAAAAACTACAACCTGATGTTGTTTTTTTAGATGTTCAGATGCCAAATTATGCAGGATATGAGATCGCAAATTTCTTTGAAGAAATGAATTTTGAAATCATTTTTGTAACTGCCTTTGATGAGTATGCTATAAAAGCTTTTGAGTTATCGGCTATAGATTATTTGGTAAAACCTATTGATAGAAAACGATTGATTGCAGCCGTAGAAAAACTGCAAAGCAAAATAGAAAAACAAAAAAAGATAGAGGACTATCGGACTTTACTAAACTCCATAAAAGAAAAAGAGTTTAAACAAATCATACTTCCCGAATTAGGCAATAGACGTATTATTGCTATTAATACTATTATTGCTATTGAAGCAGACGGATCCTATAGCAAAATTTATACGACTGAAAACAAGCCGGTGACCACGAGTAAAAATCTAAAATACTTTGAAAACCTACTTCCCGATGATGCCTCTTTTTTTCGCTCTCACAGAACTTGGGTGATAAATTTAAAGTATATTGAAGTCATTAATAAATCCAGTTTAACTATAACATTGGTGCAAAATATAACCGCTAAAATATCAAGAACACGTTTTAGCTCTTTTGAAAATACAATACGGTAGACCCCTTATATGAAAATAATAAAACAATTAGTTAATCTTGGGATAACTGAAAATAGTACTCCATTAGAGATAAAACGTTCTAAAATCCTTAATGTGAGCGTTCTAATTATCTTGTTTAATGCACTGTTTTTTTTATGTTTTGATGCTATAACTAAGGATTTGACTTTCTATAGACTTATAGTTGTGATTACACAGATATTAATTTACTGTGGAATATTGTACCTACAAAAACTAAAGAAACTGTTGCTCTCAAGAGGAGTTTTTATAATGGTAATAATGGCATTAATTTTTTTTCATGCTAATTATGCATTTCGAGGGTTTTATGGAGAATATCAATAT
Proteins encoded:
- a CDS encoding MBL fold metallo-hydrolase, translating into MKNLNIDFKWIGASTWILKVGDLKIACDPILCDINTIIDLKFFKTKRRTKPQFVNSDFDAIDVWLLTHNHSDHIDELGMSKISSSSKVYSHKNLKPWFANRSLENVSFMNWTDKIHTNSNGYEIEIEAITCVHGSNYISSILCGGVNGYWIKIKKDGQSLEIYVTGDTINHSKMKKHIKERKADILIPNMGGGGLDKFGGPFSYTADLLKDTVTITRPSVILPVHHTSFSLFKEPIEELYKWNDDRIIEFGEGQTINLQEHIFKNNIGFTSKI
- a CDS encoding helix-turn-helix domain-containing protein, producing MITNTDKQQVRLKKKIEKYFVSTAPYLKEGFCPTKNLLATTLDKWSLLCVFNLGYYEVLRFNELKKNIDGISSRMLAVTLKKLEGYDIVERKVYPEIPPKVEYSLTKFGFELSDKIIDLSNWFMDNSKSLR
- a CDS encoding PaaI family thioesterase — translated: MKFEPKSDTYKKKVKESFERQQFMKLINAQLIDVQPGYCEIHVPYHSSLTQQHGFFHAGIISTIADNTAGYAGFSLMEENSSVLTVEFKINLMAPGDGELLIGKSSVLKNGRTLTICKSEVFIIKNGVEKLCAAAQLTLIELKNSSDQK
- a CDS encoding trimeric intracellular cation channel family protein; the protein is MTIFNVLDILGTIAFVISGSLSAMHRKLDLFGIFIIAFVTSIGGGTIRDILIGNTPVSWMQNTTTMYLIGGVTIFSIIFRNKLDYLKGSIFLFDTIGLGVFTIIGVETGINAELEPIVSIALGATTGCFGGVIRDILCNEIPVLFRKEIYATASIAGGVCFMVLYSFDLDQNITYISTALLIILIRLLVVKYKVSLPLFTTANKDLTN
- a CDS encoding LytTR family DNA-binding domain-containing protein, with product MNVIKAILVDDEQRARNVLSNLIKRCDLNIDILAQCSCLEDAVEEIKKLQPDVVFLDVQMPNYAGYEIANFFEEMNFEIIFVTAFDEYAIKAFELSAIDYLVKPIDRKRLIAAVEKLQSKIEKQKKIEDYRTLLNSIKEKEFKQIILPELGNRRIIAINTIIAIEADGSYSKIYTTENKPVTTSKNLKYFENLLPDDASFFRSHRTWVINLKYIEVINKSSLTITLVQNITAKISRTRFSSFENTIR